In the genome of Geotrypetes seraphini chromosome 16, aGeoSer1.1, whole genome shotgun sequence, one region contains:
- the LOC117349859 gene encoding lysophosphatidic acid receptor 6-like, which translates to MSCNANASSPNGSTSVRDPLFVGFYSLIFTLGLTLNLAALYVFFHCLRIRSIIMVYMKNLAFSDLLLVALLPIRIYYYSKRAQLHSLVCELVGLVLLVNMYTSIFLLTCISWDRCMAVCFPMSPWIKRVRKKARVICLGVWVLSISSSIPAYFFNMPRDTCGKCFDCPLQFVTRPGPVVASLSIGFTFPLVIMAACSWALVRAIQKSIAAQTELINSIKIRRMVVANVAIFLLCFLPYHAVLVLYLTGTLERHCVDYIYHWVLLAACFNTVLDPLAYYFATETFQSMVVADNLRKILGSRTDSYEAQK; encoded by the coding sequence ATGTCCTGCAATGCAAACGCCAGCAGCCCCAACGGTAGCACCTCAGTCCGGGACCCTCTTTTTGTCGGCTTCTACTCCCTGATTTTCACCTTGGGCCTCACCCTGAACCTGGCAGCCCTCTATGTCTTCTTCCACTGCCTCCGGATCCGCTCCATCATCATGGTTTACATGAAGAACCTAGCCTTTTCTGACCTTCTCCTGGTGGCCTTGCTCCCCATCCGGATATACTATTACAGCAAAAGGGCTCAACTACACAGTTTGGTCTGTGAACTGGTGGGGCTGGTGCTGCTGGTGAATATGTACACCAGCATTTTCTTGTTGACGTGCATAAGCTGGGACCGGTGCATGGCCGTGTGCTTTCCCATGAGCCCATGGATCAAGCGTGTGCGGAAGAAAgccagagtcatctgccttggcgtTTGGGTCCTCAGTATTAGTTCCAGCATTCCTGCTTATTTCTTTAACATGCCCCGCGACACGTGCGGCAAGTGCTTCGACTGCCCTCTGCAGTTTGTCACCAGACCAGGCCCTGTCGTTGCCTCCTTAAGCATCGGCTTCACCTTCCCTTTGGTCATCATGGCAGCTTGTTCCTGGGCCCTCGTACGGGCTATCCAGAAAAGCATAGCTGCGCAGACAGAACTAATTAACAGCATCAAGATTCGTCGCATGGTTGTGGCCAACGTGGCCATCTTTCTGCTGTGTTTCCTGCCTTACCATGCTGTGCTGGTGCTGTACCTTACTGGCACTCTTGAACGCCACTGTGTGGATTACATCTACCACTGGGTGCTGCTGGCTGCGTGCTTCAATACGGTATTGGACCCACTGGCGTATTACTTTGCCACAGAGACCTTCCAGAGCATGGTGGTGGCAGACAACCTGCGCAAGATCCTGGGATCCAGAACTGACAGCTATGAGGCTCAGAAGTGA